One segment of Thermococcus sp. AM4 DNA contains the following:
- a CDS encoding NAD(+) kinase produces the protein MRFGVVARRDREAALKLAYRVYDFLKVSGYEVLVDRETFENLPEFDEGDVVPLEEFDVDFIIAIGGDGTILRIEHKTRRDFPILGVNMGTLGFLTEVEPHETFFALSRLLEGEYWIDERMKLRTYLNGENSVPDALNEDAILTGVPGKIIHLKYYVDGGLADEIRSDGLIVSTPTGSTGYALSAGGPFVDPRLELFVIAPLNPIALSSRPMVVPSYSEIEIVPLPPERELILTVDGQFYTRLSPDTEIKIKKSPRKAKFVRFSHEIYPRYPFRLKKRF, from the coding sequence ATGAGGTTTGGTGTCGTTGCCAGAAGGGACAGGGAGGCCGCTCTGAAGCTGGCATACAGGGTTTACGACTTTCTGAAGGTGAGCGGCTACGAGGTTCTCGTCGACAGGGAAACCTTCGAGAACCTTCCTGAGTTCGACGAGGGCGACGTTGTTCCCCTCGAGGAGTTCGACGTCGACTTCATAATCGCGATCGGCGGGGACGGTACGATACTGAGGATCGAGCACAAGACGAGGAGGGACTTCCCGATCCTCGGCGTGAACATGGGTACCTTAGGCTTCCTAACCGAGGTGGAGCCTCACGAGACCTTCTTCGCATTGAGCCGGCTCCTTGAGGGTGAGTACTGGATAGACGAGAGGATGAAGCTCAGGACTTACCTGAACGGCGAGAACTCCGTTCCTGATGCCCTCAACGAGGACGCGATCCTCACCGGAGTGCCGGGCAAGATAATCCACCTCAAGTACTACGTTGACGGGGGACTCGCCGACGAGATAAGGTCCGACGGGCTGATAGTCTCGACACCAACGGGTTCGACCGGCTACGCGCTCTCTGCCGGAGGCCCGTTCGTTGATCCGAGGCTTGAGCTCTTCGTTATCGCACCCCTCAACCCCATAGCCCTGAGCTCAAGGCCTATGGTCGTGCCCTCCTACAGCGAGATAGAGATCGTTCCCCTCCCCCCGGAGAGGGAGCTCATTCTGACCGTCGACGGCCAGTTCTACACCAGATTAAGCCCCGACACGGAGATCAAAATAAAGAAATCGCCGAGAAAAGCGAAGTTCGTCCGCTTCTCCCACGAGATCTATCCGAGGTATCCCTTCCGCCTTAAGAAGAGGTTTTAG
- a CDS encoding flippase-like domain-containing protein: MNWRKALPFIASVVIIVALVWWAGTEGVLRVLRRTNVYYLIVAVLMYFAGIVTWALRWHVIIKGLGIEVRFRDTLAALFIGVLFNNITPGARGGGEAFRVYYLVKRSNGSYGRLFATVTADRILDLIPVMIMLVIAAIYVYSLGFTGLFAVILLLTLMLVGLTGLATLIITSERRVRRILYMIFNLLARLIPSKIKKHEEKFHNLVDTNIPHFTEGLRIVVRDKKTFLLSTFYSFLTWAFVVLRNYFVFVSLGYKIGLLAVVTVQMIATTVGIISVIPGGAGITEAVTSGVYVALGVTREMAVTSSILDRIISFWLPLILGTIVVTHLGLKPKED, encoded by the coding sequence ATGAACTGGAGAAAAGCCCTGCCCTTCATAGCGAGCGTTGTGATCATCGTCGCCCTCGTGTGGTGGGCGGGAACGGAAGGGGTACTCCGCGTGCTGAGGAGAACCAACGTTTACTACCTCATCGTAGCGGTTCTCATGTACTTCGCCGGGATAGTCACGTGGGCCTTGAGGTGGCACGTCATAATAAAGGGTCTCGGGATAGAGGTCCGGTTCAGGGATACTCTAGCGGCGCTCTTCATTGGGGTCCTGTTCAACAACATAACCCCCGGAGCCAGGGGCGGCGGCGAGGCCTTCAGGGTGTACTACCTAGTGAAGCGCTCCAACGGTAGCTACGGGAGGCTATTCGCGACCGTTACCGCCGACAGGATACTCGATCTGATCCCCGTCATGATAATGCTCGTCATAGCGGCGATCTACGTCTACTCGCTCGGCTTCACGGGGCTCTTCGCCGTCATACTCCTGCTGACCCTCATGCTTGTAGGACTAACAGGGCTGGCAACGCTCATCATAACGAGCGAACGCAGGGTCAGGAGGATACTCTACATGATATTCAACCTCCTGGCGAGGCTGATCCCATCTAAGATCAAAAAGCACGAGGAGAAGTTCCACAACCTTGTGGACACGAACATCCCCCACTTCACCGAAGGGCTCAGGATAGTGGTCCGGGACAAGAAAACTTTCCTCCTCTCCACGTTCTACTCATTCCTGACCTGGGCATTCGTCGTGCTGAGGAACTACTTCGTCTTCGTCAGCCTCGGCTACAAAATAGGTCTCTTGGCGGTCGTTACCGTTCAGATGATAGCCACGACGGTGGGAATAATAAGCGTGATCCCCGGCGGGGCTGGAATAACGGAGGCTGTAACCTCGGGAGTTTACGTGGCCCTCGGCGTCACGAGGGAGATGGCGGTAACGTCGAGCATACTCGACAGGATAATATCCTTCTGGCTCCCGCTGATACTCGGAACGATCGTCGTGACGCATCTCGGCCTGAAACCCAAGGAAGACTAA
- a CDS encoding RsmB/NOP family class I SAM-dependent RNA methyltransferase has product MERNGKSSTFEAFPAELQEYYRKLFGKEAEGIMASLRTPVKKYYIRVNTLKTSREKLMRILRREGLKPKRSPYLKEGIYFEREGPNFPDDYEPGLKVVRANKFASESVYQGANLYAPGVLQADRSIKPGDEVEIRDPRGLLVGIGIAKMSAKEMIVSTRGLAVEVTTPKFKLPSLSELESFKEGLFYAQSLPSMVVAHVLEPSEEELIIDMAAAPGGKTSHIAQLLQNRGEIIAIDKSRNRLRKMEEELKRLGVKNVKLIRMDARKLPELGLQADKILLDAPCTALGIRPKLWESRTPRDIIATARYQRAFIWAAIKSLRPGGVLVYSTCTLSYEENEANVKFMLEKGLKLEEQAVFIGSEGLGIEKVQRFYPNRHLTQGFFIARLRKV; this is encoded by the coding sequence TTGGAAAGGAATGGGAAATCTTCGACCTTTGAGGCCTTTCCGGCGGAGCTTCAAGAGTACTACCGGAAGCTCTTTGGCAAAGAGGCGGAGGGGATAATGGCATCGCTCAGAACGCCGGTCAAAAAGTACTATATCAGAGTGAACACCCTCAAGACGAGCAGGGAGAAGCTGATGCGAATCCTCAGGCGGGAGGGGCTGAAGCCGAAGAGGAGCCCCTACCTCAAGGAGGGCATCTACTTCGAGCGAGAAGGCCCCAACTTTCCAGACGACTACGAGCCCGGACTGAAGGTCGTCAGGGCCAACAAGTTCGCGAGCGAGAGCGTCTACCAGGGGGCGAACCTCTACGCTCCCGGCGTTCTTCAGGCGGACAGGAGCATAAAGCCCGGCGACGAAGTCGAGATTAGGGACCCGAGGGGACTTCTCGTCGGGATTGGGATTGCCAAAATGAGCGCCAAGGAGATGATAGTTTCAACGAGGGGTTTGGCCGTTGAGGTTACGACTCCAAAGTTCAAACTTCCCAGTTTGAGCGAGCTGGAGAGCTTTAAGGAGGGCCTCTTCTACGCCCAGAGCTTGCCGTCCATGGTGGTCGCCCACGTCCTCGAGCCGAGCGAGGAAGAATTAATAATCGACATGGCGGCCGCTCCCGGCGGAAAGACGAGCCACATAGCGCAGCTCCTCCAGAACAGGGGTGAAATCATCGCGATTGACAAGTCGAGGAACAGGCTGAGGAAGATGGAAGAGGAACTGAAAAGGCTCGGCGTCAAGAACGTCAAGCTCATCAGGATGGACGCGAGGAAGCTGCCGGAGCTCGGTCTTCAGGCCGATAAGATACTCCTCGACGCCCCGTGCACCGCCCTGGGAATAAGGCCGAAGCTCTGGGAGAGCAGGACGCCGAGGGACATAATCGCGACGGCCCGCTACCAGAGGGCCTTCATCTGGGCCGCGATAAAGTCCCTCCGCCCGGGTGGGGTTCTCGTCTACTCGACCTGCACGCTGAGCTACGAGGAGAACGAGGCCAACGTGAAGTTCATGCTGGAGAAGGGCCTAAAGCTGGAGGAGCAGGCAGTTTTCATAGGCTCCGAGGGGCTGGGAATTGAAAAGGTTCAGCGGTTTTATCCAAACAGGCATTTAACCCAGGGCTTCTTCATAGCAAGGCTCAGGAAGGTGTGA